The following nucleotide sequence is from Amia ocellicauda isolate fAmiCal2 chromosome 2, fAmiCal2.hap1, whole genome shotgun sequence.
AAAGTCCATAGCTTCATATGAAGTtaaagtaacttttttttttacattgactGACCTTTAAAAGCTTTCAGTTTATTATCTGTTGGTTTTATGGAAAATATTAGTTAATTTTACTCTCACACTTTCAGGGATCTGTTAAATATGTTTACTGCAGCTGAGGAAGCAATTTTTAACTTGGTCTTGGCAATGTCTTTTGATATAGAAATGGACTGATCAGATTGTGACCTAATAAATctaattaaaatgtgaattaatcACTTGCACCTCCCAAGCTCTTCTCCAACCATGTAATCACGGTTAAAAGTGAGAATGAACAGGTCACAAAACTCACTTATTCCTGTTAGAAGCTTATCAATTAATGTATGTaggtttttattctttttttaaatgaataaataggaTTCTTGGAAATAAGGATAATGTGGATGTCCTACTTCATGACAGCAGGCGATTTGTATCACTTCTGACCCTCCCATGACACCCCGTGTGTTGTCTCCTCTCCAGATCGTGTTCTACGAGGGCAGATGCTTCACCGGGCGGAAGCTGGAGGTGTATGGCGACTGTGACAACTTCCAGGACCGGGGGTTCATGAACCGCGTGAACTCAGTCCGTGTGGAGAGTGGGGCCTGGATCTGCTTCGACCACCCCGACTTCCGGGGGCAGCAGTACATCCTGGAGCGCGGAGAGTACCCCGAATTCCAGCGCTGGAACTCCCACAACGACCACATGGGCTCCTGCCGGCCCGTGAGGATGGTAAGGGATCTGTGGCTCGGCTGTGTGGGATTGGACCCAAAGCCTAGATGTGTAGACTCTGCTCTGGAATGTTTTGAAGGCACCTGGCCTCTCCCTTTTCCTGTAGCTAACCTGCCCTTGTTTTCTCAGCATGGGGAGCACTACAGGATCGAGCTTTTCGAGGGCTGCAACTTCACCGGGCAGTGCATGGAGTTCTGTGACGACTGCCCCTTCCTGCAGGGCCGCGGCTGGACCAAGAACTGTGTCAACGCCGTCAAAGCCTATGGGGACGGAGCGTAAGTGCTCGCGTTTGGCAGGAGATGCTCATCCACACTTTTTGACAAAGCAAAAAGCACCTTGTTctcttttttaaaacaacaaggTGCTTTTTGACAAAGCGTCTCTGCTTGCTTCATTGCACGTTTGTTTCTTGGCCAACATTTAGGTgtcttgtatgtatttttatacacaACGAATACATGCACAGGTCTGCTAGCAAAAGAAATATCACACAAAGTCTCCAAAAAAGACAACAATCTAGTATCCTTAGACCAAATGTTGATTTCAGCCAAATCCAAAATATGAAATAGTCTTCTATAGGGTAACCTTCCTACCCTCACATATATATGTCACTGAAGCAGGAAAAGACTTCCTGGTGGTGAAGTGTGGGGTAATTGGTCATGAAATACAATGCTGCTGCTACAGTATTCGATAATGGAGGGGAACGCGGAGGCCATTAAGGAGCTAAAGAGCACTTTTGCGATAAACCTGCAACAAATGGCTGACGTTGTGTGCCAACATATCCTGGCATGACCGACACGAGCTGGCAGCAAAATTAATGAACTGTCAGGAACCGATTACATTgaaaaccaaataaatataGGCGTTAcaccattttacattttcatcaatCGGTACGAAGCTTATTTGAGGAAAATACTAACCATGGTTTTTACAATTGATGCTCtgtcttgttcttgttgtgtaTTGTTTGCTTGGTTCTGCTGCAAGCTGTTTCTAAGAACAGGGATTCCCCCCTCCGCTGCTCGTTAAGAGACCAGCCTCTGGCCTCAGCATAAATGACTTCTGCACGGACTCCCAGCTCATGCACTTTTACATAATCTGTTCTTCCAGAGCTCACAGCAGTGTTTTATAACATCTTTGCATACATTAGTGTGCATGGCTTTACAAAAAGCTACCGTTTCTGCAGCACTTACATCGGTGCAAATCAGTGGGGAAGAATGCATCTAGGAAGATGGGGTgctataaatgatttaaattcaTTGCAGCAATTAAAacctgctacattatgcatgtgTTTGGGATGTTACACTTCCTACACACTAGTTTTTCATCACGAATGGAGTCAAATGCAGCTGAGGGGAAATTGCACTGAGAAGAATAGCATTGGACTGTCTGAAAGCTTGGTCATGATTATATATTGTGAAATCTGACATGTATTTAGTTTAATAGATTAATCGTAGCAGGATTcatcacacacagagccacCAGTATTGATGTTAGTGACCTACATGTTCTGTCTTGCGTTCCTACATTTGATGAAATAggtcattttaatattattttttttattaaggaaATTAAATTGTCGATTGAACTATTATTCTCTGATAAGAGGAATGTTAATGACACCATCCTGCAGgtcatatatttaattattgcaCACATCAAATTGCAATAATATGTTGGTCTATTTTGGGGTATTATATATCTCTTTCATATTTATCTAATGATACATGATTCTACTTAAATTGAGTTTTGAATTGCCTTTGG
It contains:
- the crygn2 gene encoding gamma-crystallin N-B — its product is MSQYSGKIVFYEGRCFTGRKLEVYGDCDNFQDRGFMNRVNSVRVESGAWICFDHPDFRGQQYILERGEYPEFQRWNSHNDHMGSCRPVRMHGEHYRIELFEGCNFTGQCMEFCDDCPFLQGRGWTKNCVNAVKAYGDGAWVMYEEPNYRGRMYIVERGEYRTHNEWQGHSANIQSIRRVVNYF